In Bombyx mori chromosome 11, ASM3026992v2, one genomic interval encodes:
- the LOC101745108 gene encoding ER membrane protein complex subunit 8/9 homolog: protein MSEVSIETGAYAKIILHAAKYPHCAVNGVLLADAGKTKEGGRNQSLDIVDAIPLFHHSHYVSPMAEVALTQIETIAQSENCVIAGYYAACENFRDNIVERCPGLKIAEKIVEYFPSAVFIVVDNKKMVQHLDSPAIKVHKYSDGKWRPRESLIVFQSPYVLETVSHLLQKGVERDLVDFDNYLDDQSQDWTNQGIEKLVASINASTLDDDDEKEIR, encoded by the exons ATGAGTGAAGTATCAATTGAAACCGGAGCCTACGCTAAAATAATATTGCACGCCGCTAAGTATCCACACTGTGCTGTGAATGGTGTGCTTCTTGCTGATGCCGGAAAGACTAAGGAAGGTGGCAGGAACCAAAGTTTAGATATCGTTGATGCTATACCACTATTCCACCACAGCCATTACGTCTCACCAATGGCCGAAGTAGCACTCACACAG ATTGAAACCATAGCTCAATCAGAAAACTGTGTGATAGCTGGTTACTATGCAGCCTGCGAGAACTTCCGTGATAATATTGTTGAAAGATGTCCAGGGTTGAAGATAGCTGAAAAGATTGTTGAGTATTTCCCTTCTGCTGTGTTCATTGTG GTggataacaaaaaaatggttCAACATTTAGATTCACCAGCAATTAAAGTTCATAAATATTCAGATGGCAAATGGAGACCAAGGGAATCTTTAATTGTTTTCC AATCACCATACGTCCTCGAGACTGTCTCGCATCTTCTTCAAAAAGGTGTAGAGCGTGATCTTGTGGACTTTGATAATTACCTCGATGATCAGAGCCAGGATTGGACCAATCAGGGCATAGAGAAACTAGTGGCGAGCATTAACGCTTCTACCctcgatgatgatgatgagaaggAAATACGATAG